From a region of the Vicinamibacteria bacterium genome:
- a CDS encoding SDR family NAD(P)-dependent oxidoreductase — MQSSTEMTGTEIAVVGMAGKFPGANSVDELWENLKNGVESVSSISLEEWAAEVDVHPSFLERPDLVPMRPRIEGADLFDAAFFGYTPREAQILDPQQRLFLECCWEALESAGYDTERFAGSIGLAAGVSQSSYLMNYLQWDRELIQAMGNLKVGLGNMNDALPTRVAYKLNLRGPAYAVQSFCSTSLLAVHLACQSLLNHESDLALAGGVTIAVSQNTGYQYMEGGILSPDGHTRTFDARGKGMVFGNGLGAVVLKRLKEAVRDGDNVRAVILGSAINNDGSVKVGFTAPSVSGQAEVIVEALSAADVNPETITYVEAHGTATALGDPAEIAGLTKAWRKWTGRKRYCAIGSVKTNIGHLDAAAGVAGLIKTVLALEHRQIPASLHFEAPNPEIDFAGSPFYVVTELTPWNSEGPRRAGISSFGIGGTNAHAILQEAPLLPPSDPARPWQLLVASAKTATALDEATRKLTNHLTAHPDTNLADAAWTLQVGRRVFNHRRVVVGRDLEDARAALGDPARWATAAQERQNAPVAFMFTGQGSQYVGMGRGLYEEEPVFREAVDAGAELLRSSLGLDLRGVLYPRSGHAEAAAEQLMQTQFTQPALFLVEYALARLWMSWGIQPVAMIGHSVGEYVAAHLAGVFSFEDALALVAERGRLMQSLPRGAMLSVPLGEAALRPHLGAGLDLASVNAPGACAVAGSAEAIDRLERELAERGVPSRRLHTSHAFHSAMMEPILPAFRRRVGEAERRTPSLRFVSNVTGDWITAGEAMDAEYWVRHLRGTVRFGEGVKRLIGEESRPVLLEVGPGNTLVSLARQQGADTGAAAAVASLRHVSETLPDRAFLLGSLGKLWLAGVNLDWVSVHGEERRRRVALPSYPFERQRFWVDRNEKRQLVESIAQGYSLQRREVQDWFYQPSWRRFLPAELLSTPFPPGGSRWLLFLDEEGLGAVMAEQLTRAGQTVMTVRRGRGFATVAPNSFEIDPRERADYVTLLRTLQDGPPQFVVHLWGLTRDDSTSNLDRVEEAQTRGFYSVLFLAQGLAGADFRQPLHMAVVTNNMQEVVGSELTCPEKATVLGPCKVIPQEMTQVSCQSIDVDLPTPGSAQAVRLADRIVAELLTGQPEPVVAYRGPHRWVQSAEPTPLAPPNGVSRLRKGGTYLITGGLGGIGLVFAQHLAENWKARLALTGRSLLPPREEWEVWLEQHGRQDATSQRIGEIRDLEGRGGEVLYLRADVASREDMEGAVVATRKRFGPIQGVIHSAGVAGGGIISLKERDVAARVMAPKVQGTLVLEAALREESLDFFLLCSSTAALLGGLGQVDYCGANAFLDAYAHRARAAGGPPAISVNWDAWREVGMAVNTPVSGALQAARDFSLKVGIAPREGVDALGRILAAGVPQVVVFTMDMRPALLQPQLERKATPPALAGTLEPTSEVRAVEQDAFSGDLERMIAETWERILGRKEIGVDDNFFELGGDSLTALQVIPLLRTRLGKEIPIVTFYEAPTVGLLARALRDRTADEPVVLEEVGQRAETRLDLMRRRRQQREIQPALDPLA, encoded by the coding sequence ATGCAGTCGTCGACTGAGATGACGGGCACCGAGATCGCCGTCGTCGGAATGGCGGGGAAGTTCCCCGGGGCCAACAGCGTGGACGAACTCTGGGAGAACCTGAAGAACGGCGTCGAGTCGGTTTCGTCAATCAGCCTCGAGGAATGGGCGGCCGAGGTGGACGTGCACCCGTCCTTTCTGGAGCGGCCCGACCTCGTCCCCATGCGGCCCCGCATCGAGGGAGCCGACCTCTTCGACGCTGCGTTTTTTGGATACACGCCCCGGGAGGCCCAGATCCTGGACCCCCAGCAGCGGCTCTTCCTCGAGTGCTGCTGGGAGGCACTGGAGAGCGCCGGCTACGACACCGAGCGTTTCGCGGGCTCGATCGGGCTGGCGGCGGGGGTGAGCCAGAGCAGCTACCTCATGAACTACCTGCAGTGGGATCGTGAGCTCATCCAGGCCATGGGCAACCTGAAGGTCGGCCTCGGGAACATGAACGATGCCCTACCCACCCGGGTTGCCTACAAGCTCAACCTGCGCGGTCCCGCTTATGCGGTGCAGTCTTTCTGCTCGACCTCCCTCTTGGCCGTGCACTTGGCCTGTCAGAGCTTGCTCAACCATGAGAGCGACCTGGCCCTTGCCGGCGGCGTGACGATCGCTGTCTCCCAGAACACTGGATATCAGTACATGGAGGGCGGAATCCTCTCCCCCGACGGGCACACTCGGACTTTCGATGCTCGCGGCAAGGGGATGGTGTTTGGCAACGGCCTCGGGGCGGTGGTGTTGAAACGGCTAAAAGAAGCGGTACGCGATGGCGACAATGTCCGTGCCGTGATCCTGGGCTCCGCGATCAACAACGACGGCTCAGTGAAGGTCGGTTTTACTGCTCCCAGCGTGAGCGGGCAGGCCGAGGTCATCGTGGAGGCACTGTCGGCGGCGGACGTGAACCCCGAGACGATCACCTACGTAGAGGCCCACGGAACCGCCACCGCTCTGGGCGATCCTGCCGAGATCGCCGGACTCACCAAGGCTTGGCGCAAGTGGACGGGGAGGAAGCGCTACTGCGCGATCGGCTCCGTCAAGACGAACATCGGCCACCTGGACGCCGCCGCCGGCGTGGCCGGCCTCATCAAGACCGTGCTCGCTCTTGAGCACCGGCAGATTCCGGCCAGTCTGCACTTCGAGGCTCCGAATCCGGAGATCGACTTCGCGGGCAGCCCGTTCTACGTGGTCACCGAGCTCACGCCGTGGAACAGCGAAGGACCGCGAAGAGCCGGCATTAGCTCGTTCGGGATCGGTGGTACGAACGCGCATGCCATCCTTCAGGAGGCGCCCCTCCTGCCTCCCTCGGACCCTGCCCGCCCTTGGCAGCTCCTGGTCGCCTCCGCGAAGACCGCGACCGCGCTCGACGAGGCCACGCGCAAGCTGACCAACCACTTGACCGCGCATCCGGATACGAACCTCGCGGACGCAGCCTGGACCCTCCAGGTTGGCCGGCGCGTCTTCAACCACCGCCGGGTGGTGGTGGGGCGGGATCTCGAGGACGCCCGGGCGGCCCTTGGTGATCCCGCGCGGTGGGCGACGGCGGCGCAGGAGCGGCAGAACGCGCCCGTCGCGTTCATGTTCACAGGTCAGGGGTCGCAGTACGTCGGCATGGGCCGGGGTCTCTACGAGGAGGAGCCGGTATTTCGCGAGGCGGTGGATGCGGGGGCGGAGCTGCTGCGGTCCTCGCTGGGGCTCGACTTGCGCGGAGTGCTCTACCCGCGAAGTGGCCATGCGGAGGCGGCCGCGGAACAGCTCATGCAGACGCAATTCACCCAGCCCGCGCTGTTCCTGGTCGAGTACGCCCTGGCCCGGCTATGGATGTCCTGGGGAATCCAGCCCGTGGCCATGATCGGCCACAGCGTGGGCGAGTACGTGGCTGCCCACCTCGCGGGCGTCTTCTCCTTCGAGGATGCCCTCGCCCTGGTGGCGGAGCGCGGCCGTCTCATGCAGTCTCTCCCGCGGGGCGCCATGTTGTCGGTTCCCCTGGGGGAGGCTGCGCTCCGGCCGCACCTCGGGGCAGGCCTGGATTTGGCCAGCGTCAATGCGCCCGGGGCCTGTGCGGTGGCGGGCAGCGCCGAGGCCATCGATCGTCTGGAGCGGGAGCTGGCGGAGCGGGGGGTGCCGAGCCGACGGCTCCACACGTCCCATGCCTTCCACTCCGCGATGATGGAGCCAATCCTGCCCGCGTTCCGGAGGCGGGTGGGTGAGGCGGAGCGCCGAACCCCCTCGCTACGCTTCGTGTCCAACGTCACCGGTGACTGGATCACCGCCGGGGAGGCCATGGACGCGGAGTACTGGGTCCGGCATCTGCGGGGGACCGTGCGTTTCGGGGAAGGGGTGAAGCGTCTCATTGGCGAGGAGAGCCGCCCCGTCCTACTGGAAGTGGGTCCGGGCAACACCCTGGTGTCGCTTGCCCGCCAGCAGGGGGCGGACACTGGCGCGGCCGCCGCGGTCGCGAGCCTTCGGCACGTGAGCGAGACGCTGCCCGACCGCGCGTTCCTGCTCGGCTCGCTCGGGAAGTTGTGGCTGGCCGGGGTCAACCTGGACTGGGTCAGTGTGCACGGGGAGGAACGCCGCCGGCGGGTGGCCCTGCCCAGCTACCCCTTCGAACGGCAGCGGTTCTGGGTGGACCGGAACGAGAAGCGGCAGCTGGTGGAATCGATCGCTCAGGGCTACTCGCTGCAACGCCGCGAGGTGCAGGACTGGTTTTACCAGCCCTCGTGGCGTCGTTTCCTTCCCGCCGAGCTATTGTCGACGCCATTTCCTCCCGGGGGCTCGCGCTGGTTGCTATTCCTGGACGAAGAGGGCCTCGGGGCGGTGATGGCGGAACAGCTGACTCGGGCCGGCCAGACCGTGATGACGGTCCGGAGGGGGCGTGGGTTCGCGACCGTCGCGCCAAACAGCTTCGAGATTGATCCCCGGGAGAGGGCGGATTACGTCACCCTCCTCCGAACGCTTCAGGATGGCCCTCCGCAGTTCGTGGTACACCTGTGGGGCCTGACGCGCGACGATTCGACCTCCAACCTCGACCGAGTGGAGGAGGCGCAGACCCGGGGCTTCTACAGCGTGCTCTTCTTGGCCCAGGGCCTCGCGGGCGCGGACTTCCGGCAGCCGCTGCACATGGCCGTGGTCACCAACAACATGCAAGAGGTGGTGGGGAGCGAGCTCACCTGCCCGGAGAAGGCGACCGTTCTCGGGCCGTGCAAGGTGATCCCCCAGGAGATGACGCAGGTTTCGTGCCAAAGCATCGATGTGGACCTGCCGACGCCCGGCTCCGCCCAGGCCGTCAGGCTCGCCGATCGCATCGTCGCCGAGCTGCTGACCGGCCAGCCCGAACCCGTCGTGGCCTATCGTGGCCCTCACCGCTGGGTGCAGTCTGCGGAACCGACACCGCTCGCGCCCCCCAACGGGGTGAGCCGGTTAAGGAAAGGGGGCACGTACCTCATCACGGGTGGCCTGGGCGGGATCGGTCTCGTCTTCGCCCAGCACCTGGCTGAGAACTGGAAGGCTCGTCTCGCGCTCACCGGGCGCTCTTTGTTGCCGCCCCGGGAGGAGTGGGAGGTCTGGCTCGAACAGCACGGCCGGCAAGACGCAACCAGCCAGCGGATCGGGGAGATTCGGGATCTCGAGGGCCGCGGCGGGGAGGTGCTCTACCTGAGAGCGGACGTGGCGAGTCGGGAGGACATGGAAGGCGCAGTCGTAGCCACTCGTAAGCGCTTCGGTCCCATTCAGGGAGTGATTCACTCCGCGGGCGTGGCTGGCGGGGGGATCATCTCCCTCAAGGAACGTGACGTTGCGGCGCGCGTCATGGCCCCCAAGGTCCAGGGCACGCTCGTCTTGGAGGCGGCGCTGAGGGAGGAGTCACTCGACTTTTTCCTGCTTTGTTCTTCCACGGCCGCGCTCCTGGGCGGCCTTGGCCAGGTCGACTACTGCGGAGCCAACGCATTCCTCGACGCCTACGCCCATCGCGCGCGCGCCGCCGGCGGGCCGCCGGCAATCTCCGTGAATTGGGATGCTTGGCGGGAGGTGGGGATGGCGGTGAACACTCCCGTCTCCGGCGCCCTGCAGGCGGCGCGCGACTTCAGCCTAAAGGTGGGCATCGCTCCCCGAGAGGGGGTGGATGCCCTCGGCCGCATCCTCGCCGCCGGCGTCCCCCAGGTCGTCGTATTCACGATGGACATGCGGCCGGCCTTGCTCCAACCCCAACTCGAGCGCAAGGCCACCCCCCCGGCTCTGGCGGGGACGCTCGAACCGACGAGCGAGGTGCGGGCCGTGGAGCAGGACGCCTTCAGCGGCGACCTGGAACGCATGATCGCCGAGACCTGGGAACGGATCCTCGGGCGGAAGGAGATCGGGGTCGACGACAACTTCTTCGAGTTGGGCGGCGACTCGCTCACCGCTCTCCAGGTCATCCCCCTCCTCAGAACGCGCCTGGGGAAGGAGATCCCCATCGTGACCTTCTACGAGGCGCCGACGGTGGGCCTGCTCGCTCGCGCCTTGAGGGACCGGACCGCGGATGAGCCGGTTGTGCTCGAAGAAGTGGGGCAGCGGGCGGAGACCCGCCTGGACCTGATGCGGCGACGGCGGCAGCAGCGTGAGATCCAACCCGCGCTGGACCCCCTAGCGTGA